The stretch of DNA TCCACTTCGTCAAGACCAGGATAAAAGAAGTCGACGATTTTGCCGCATTCGTTACAGATGATATGGTAATGATCACTCGTTACGTAGTCAAAGCGGCTCGACGCATCACCGTACGACAATTCCTTTACGAGTCCTGCATCTTTAAATACGCGCAAGTTGTTGTACACCGTAGCTACGCTCATATTCGGAAACCTGCCCTCGAGCGCCTTGTAAATCTCATCGGCAGTCGGATGGGAAAGCGATTCGATTAAATGTTCCAATATGGCATGACGCTGCGGGGTTATGCGGACACCGGAACCTTTCAAGGTCGAGATAGCTTCCTGTAAGCGATTCTCGGACATAGTCACACACCTCGCTAATAATGAAAGACGCTGTGCGTCATTCAAGAAGTTAAAAATAAGAAAGAAGATTGGTGTAAATTTGTTCTTTCTTCTTAAAAAATGATTCTCTTATTAAAATCTTTCTAATCAAAGGTTACTTTCAGTTTACAAGGTGGGACAAATGGTTGTCAATCAATGCCCTTCCGCAGGTTCCTCATGCAGCACCGTTTCCGACTCCCCCGTCTTCACGTTTACGTATCGTGCAGCGACGAACAGAAAGTCGGACAATCGATTTAAGAAAGAGAGCACGAGCGGGTTAATCTCCTCTCGGATTTCCGTTGCTTTCCTTTCCGCTCTTCTCGCGACCGTCCGGGCGGCGTGCAAAGAAGCAGCAGCCTCCGTGCCGCCGGGCAAGATGAATTTTTTCAACGGCGGAAGTTCCTCGCTCCACGCGTCAATCCACGTCTCCAGAAAGGCAAGATGGTCGTCGTTAATCGGCCAATGCACCTTTTTTCCCGAAGGTGTGGACAACTCCGCTCCGGCGTGAAACAAAAGCGTCTGAACTTGGTGAAATACGTCGAGGAACTGCTTCCGTTCGGGAAAAGCTTGCTCAGGAATGCGGCTTAAAGCGACACCGATCATCGAATTGGTTTCATCGCACGTTCCGTAAGCTTCGACGCGTACATCGGATTTCGGAACCCGTTTTCCATATAAAAGGGATGTCGTCCCCTTGTCTCCGGATTTCGTGTAAATTTTCATCATTAATACCCCCGATCGTAATCGATAACGTTCCAGAAATCGCTGCCCTTCGAAAGATAGACCTTTAAGTTATGTTCGAAAATTTCAAAAGCACGGTGCTGATACATCGGCGTCGTTGCCGACAAATGCGGCGAGATCGTTACCTGTTCCATATCCCAAAATGGATGGCGGGCCGGAAGCGGTTCCGTTTCGAAAACATCGAGGACGGCATGAGCGATTTCCCCATCGCGAAG from Bacillales bacterium encodes:
- the perR gene encoding peroxide-responsive transcriptional repressor PerR, translating into MSENRLQEAISTLKGSGVRITPQRHAILEHLIESLSHPTADEIYKALEGRFPNMSVATVYNNLRVFKDAGLVKELSYGDASSRFDYVTSDHYHIICNECGKIVDFFYPGLDEVETLAEHVTGFKVGDHRMEVYGVCPNCQAKESAH
- a CDS encoding cob(I)yrinic acid a,c-diamide adenosyltransferase, yielding MKIYTKSGDKGTTSLLYGKRVPKSDVRVEAYGTCDETNSMIGVALSRIPEQAFPERKQFLDVFHQVQTLLFHAGAELSTPSGKKVHWPINDDHLAFLETWIDAWSEELPPLKKFILPGGTEAAASLHAARTVARRAERKATEIREEINPLVLSFLNRLSDFLFVAARYVNVKTGESETVLHEEPAEGH